The Poseidonibacter lekithochrous region GTTTGAGCTGATAAAATTTTCTACTTTTTTTAGTTTATTTATTTTTGAAGTAATTTGTTCAAACCAAAAAGAAGAATCAACGCCAAAACCACCAATACTAGTAGTATTTAAAGCAATTTTTCTCATTCTGTTTACTTCATTTATTGCATCACCTTGTACAGTTTTTTTATAAAATGACAAAGTGTCTTCATTTGTAAGTTTTTCAAATGAATATAAAAAAGCATCTTGTTCCGCAACAAGTTTGTTAAACTTTAGTCTCATTCCTTCCAAGAATTTATTTGATGAGAATGTTACTGCTCCAATTGCTCTTTCGATTCCTGCTCGCTCTTTTGCTAATAAAAAATTTGTATATGAATTTAATTGTTGAGCCATATCTGTATTTGTAGAAAAAGATGATGATTTTCTTACAATTTCTAAGAAATTACTATTCATATTCGTATAATAAGCAATTGCAGTTTTACCTGTAATATTCATTGAAGATATATCACTTCTCATTGATTGTAATTTTGATAGTTTATCAAAGGCACTTTTTACTAAATCTTGATATTTTTTATCATAATCTTTAATATTTATTTCATTCATAAACGAATGTAGTTGTTCTTTTTTCTTATTACTTAAGATTCTTTGTTTAGGAAGTTCTACTTTAAATTTTTCACCTTTACTACCAAGAAAACCAGCTGTCATACCTCTTTCTTTTTGTAGTTCGTGAACTAGGGTTGTTATTTTGTTGGATAGAATAACTGAATGATTTAACATATTATATTGTATATATTCATGATAACGATCTAAACTTATTTTAACTGAGAGTATTATAATACCAAGAATAGGTAAGAGTAAGAGCAACTGGAGCTTATGTTTTATTTTTAAATTATTCATTTAATGCCTTATAAAGAAATAGAGGCATAAATTTAACATAATAGATGATGTTAATTCTTGCTATATATCAAGAATTAACATTTAATAATTAAATTTTCGATTAAATAATCTAATTTAACTTAACTCCTAACTATAACTTGATTTCGTCCTGCAGCTTTTGCTTCATAAAGCGCTTCATCTGATCTATTCATTATACTTTTTAGTGAGTCTTTATCTTTTATTTGAGTTACTCCAAAACTACAAGTAATTTTCCCCGCAATAACATGACAAATCTCTTCAATAAGCACTCTTAGCTTTTCGCATATAACTTCGGCTTCTTCAATTTTAGTATTTGACATAAGAAGAATAAACTCTTCTCCACCCCATCTAGCAAAAGTATCTGTTTCTCTTGTATTATCATTTACTTGGTTTGCCATAAGACTTAGTACTTCATCCCCAATTAAATGCCCATAAGTATCATTGAATTTTTTGAAGTGGTCAATATCAAGTACAGCTAAACAAAATGGTGTTTTATATCTAGTGAATAGTTTGTGTTCATAATCAAAAACTTCTTCAAACTTATTTCTATTACTTATTCCAGTTAGATTATCAACATAGGCTTTATGTGATACTTCATGTGATTTTTCTTGCATAAGTGAAATATTTGATAAGCTAATAATATAAAATAGTTCATTATTGTGTTCTACTGTATCTAAGTTAATATGAAAAACTTTTGGATTGAAATCTTTTCCTAATAATAAAACTACTTTATTTACAGCTCTTGCTTTGCTAAATTGTTCAATAAATTCTTCTTTAGTTTTTCCATGTAGATAATCTTTATGGGGCATAAAAATATCCAAAATGTTTTCATATCTAGAGTAAATATCGTCTTTATTTGATAAATCAAAAAAATCTAAAAATGAATTAGAAGCATAAGATACACTTTTGAAATTTGTCAAAAATATTAATCCAGATTGATTTTCTAGAATATTTTCTAAAGTTTCTCTTTTTTGTAAATTATTATTTCTTAGATCTTGTTTTTTTGCTAAATAAAGAAGTTTTGATAATAGTTTATCCTCTTCTTCACTTTTTAGATGGTAACCATCTACATCATATTCAAAAGCTTTTAACATTATATCTTTGTCATGATTATCTGTATTAATCACAATAATCTGATAAGGATTTTCTTCTTTTATTTTCCTAATAAGATCAAAGATATCAAAGTCTGTATGTTGTATATCAGCCACAATTATATCGGGGTTATATTGATTATATGTAGTTATTATATCAGTAGAGTCAGTTGCTTTATATACATGCTTAGAATGTTTCTCTAATAAACTTGCATATTTATCTTGAGTTTTTTTATCTTGATCAATATGTAATATTGTCGATTTTTTTAGTACATGGGAGTTCATTGTGCTTCTCGTATAGTTTCTATATTAATCTTACTCTAATTAAACTATACTTCACCATAAAGGTTATGAAAAATTGTTATTAAATGATAAAAAGTAGTGTCTTTTGGTGACAACTAAAAGCAAAGCTTTTAGTTATCGTGGAAGTTGCCAATAATTTCTTTTGCTTTTTGTAAAGCTTTATCAGATGAATCTTTGTCATAAGTTAATGCAACAGCCATTCTTCTTCCTTCATGTGATTGAGGTTTACCAAATACTCTAATAATTGAATCTTTAGTAAATGAAGAATCAAAAATATCAATACTTGGATTAAATGTATCACCCTTTGCTTTATATGCAGCACTAGCACCTGCACCATAATCAATATATTCTAATGGTAATCCAAGAACAGCTCTTACATGTAATGCAAATTCACTTTGAGATTGAGTAATCATAGTAACCATTCCCGTATCATGTGGTCTAGGACTTACTTCTGAGAAATAAACATCGTCACCTTTAACGAATAATTCAACACCAAATAATCCTCTTCCACCTAAACCATCAGTGATTTTTTTAGCAATCTCTTCTGATTTAGCTTTTGCAATCTCACTCATATTCATTGGTTGCCAAGAGAAGATATAATCTCCATCTTGTTGGATATGACCTATTGGCTCACAAAATACAGTTTCTTTTTCATTTCTAACAGTTAATAAAGTAATTTCGTAATCAAAAGTAATAAACTCTTCTACGATTAATTCACTAGCATCACCTCTAGCTTCTTTTGCTAATTCCCATGATGCAGGAATATCTTCAGGTGATCTAGCAATACTTTGTCCATGACCTGATGAGCTCATTACAGGTTTGATTACACAAGGGAAACCAATATTTTTGGCTGCTTTTTCAAGACCATCTAAAGTAGTTACAAATTCATATCCACTTGTTGGAATACCTAATTGAACTGCTGCAAATTCTCTAATATTTTTTCTGTTCATAGTTTTATTAACAGCATCAGCATTAGGAATTACATGAAAACCTTCGTGTTGTGCTTCAAATAATGCTTCAATACTTAAAGCTTCAACTTCTGGTAAAATATAAGTAGGTTTTTCTCTTCTAATTACATCTAAAACTTCATCTTTGTTTTTCATATTGATGACATAAGATTTATTTGCAACTAACATAGCAGGAGCATCATTATAAGAATCAACAGCAATAGTTTCAATTCCTAATCTTTGTGCTTCAATTACAACTTCTTTACCTAACTCGCCGCTTCCTAATAGCATAATCTTGATAGAATCAGATTTTAGAGGTGCTGGAAATTTCATTTTTTGTATCCTTTATTTTGTGTTTAATTTATTGTAAAACTTTTTATCAAATTCAAGAAGTTTATTTTTCTCAATTACATTTTTTAAAATACCAAGGTAATCATGCCCAATTCCAGAGTAATTAAGCATAGTTTGTGAAAGTTCTAAACCCCCAGGTTTAATCCCTTTTTCTCTTAACGCATATCTTTTATTTTGAAACTCTTTATATGCTCTATTTCTATTTAGATTTAACATATAAGCACTAATAGAGTCTTGTATTGTTTTGAAGATTCTAATAAAGTGGGTTGCTCCCTCATCTCTATTTTCAGGCATCATTCCAATACTTGGATTATAAGTCCAGTGTCCAAAAACAT contains the following coding sequences:
- a CDS encoding diguanylate cyclase → MNSHVLKKSTILHIDQDKKTQDKYASLLEKHSKHVYKATDSTDIITTYNQYNPDIIVADIQHTDFDIFDLIRKIKEENPYQIIVINTDNHDKDIMLKAFEYDVDGYHLKSEEEDKLLSKLLYLAKKQDLRNNNLQKRETLENILENQSGLIFLTNFKSVSYASNSFLDFFDLSNKDDIYSRYENILDIFMPHKDYLHGKTKEEFIEQFSKARAVNKVVLLLGKDFNPKVFHINLDTVEHNNELFYIISLSNISLMQEKSHEVSHKAYVDNLTGISNRNKFEEVFDYEHKLFTRYKTPFCLAVLDIDHFKKFNDTYGHLIGDEVLSLMANQVNDNTRETDTFARWGGEEFILLMSNTKIEEAEVICEKLRVLIEEICHVIAGKITCSFGVTQIKDKDSLKSIMNRSDEALYEAKAAGRNQVIVRS
- the purT gene encoding formate-dependent phosphoribosylglycinamide formyltransferase, whose amino-acid sequence is MKFPAPLKSDSIKIMLLGSGELGKEVVIEAQRLGIETIAVDSYNDAPAMLVANKSYVINMKNKDEVLDVIRREKPTYILPEVEALSIEALFEAQHEGFHVIPNADAVNKTMNRKNIREFAAVQLGIPTSGYEFVTTLDGLEKAAKNIGFPCVIKPVMSSSGHGQSIARSPEDIPASWELAKEARGDASELIVEEFITFDYEITLLTVRNEKETVFCEPIGHIQQDGDYIFSWQPMNMSEIAKAKSEEIAKKITDGLGGRGLFGVELFVKGDDVYFSEVSPRPHDTGMVTMITQSQSEFALHVRAVLGLPLEYIDYGAGASAAYKAKGDTFNPSIDIFDSSFTKDSIIRVFGKPQSHEGRRMAVALTYDKDSSDKALQKAKEIIGNFHDN